Part of the Tenacibaculum sp. SZ-18 genome, GTGCGGGATTATTAAAAATGGATTTCTTAGGGTTAAAAACATTAACTCTAATTAAAGATACAGTTAAGATTGTAAAAGCTCGTCATGGTATAGAACTCGATCCAGAGAATTTTCCAATTGATGATGAAGAAACATATGCATTATTCCAAAGAGGAGAAACCGTTGGTATCTTCCAGTATGAATCTCCGGGAATGCAAAAATACATGCGTGAACTGAAACCAACAGTATTTGCGGATCTTATTGCAATGAACGCATTATATCGTCCGGGTCCGTTAGAATACATTCCTTCATTTATTCGAAGAAAGCATGGAGATGAGGAGATTCAGTATGATCTTCCTGCAATGGAAGAATATTTAGCAGAAACCTATGGAATTACGGTTTATCAGGAGCAAGTAATGCTTTTGTCGCAAAAATTGGCAGATTTTACAAAAGGGGAAGCTGATGTTTTACGTAAGGCAATGGGAAAAAAGCAAGCCGCGGTTCTTGCAAAAATGAAACCTAAGTTTGTTGATCAAGCTAAAGCAAATGGACATGATGAAAAGGCTCTTGAGAAAATCTGGAAAGATTGGGAAGCATTCGCATCGTATGCCTTCAATAAATCTCACTCTACCTGTTATGCTTGGATTGCCTATCAAACTGCCTATTTGAAAGCGCATTATCCAGCAGAGTATATGGCAGCTGTACTTTCTAATAACATGAATGATATCAAATCAGTTTCGTTCTTCATGGAAGAATGTAAACGAATGGGATTAGAAGTGTTAGGTCCAGATGTAAATGAATCGTATTCTAAGTTTTCGGTAAATAAAGAAGGTGCTGTTCGTTTTGGAATGGCTGCAATTAAAGGTGTTGGAGCTTCTGCAGTGAAGGCTATAATTGATGAGAGAAAGGAAAATGGTTCTTATTCTTCTGTTTTTGATATTGCAAAACGAGTTGATTTACGTGTAGCGAATAAAAAAGCATTTGAAGGATTGGTGTTAGCAGGCGGATTTGATTCTTTTACTAATACACATAGAGCACAATATTATGTTGAAGATGAGAAAGGACAAACTTTTTTGGAAAAGGCATTACGATTTGGAAATAAATATCAGGAAAATTTAAATTCATCTCAAGTTTCTTTATTCGGGGAAGCGAGTGATGTTGAATTACCAGAGCCAATAATTCCCAAGTGTGATAGTTGGGGAACTATGGAGTTGTTAGCCAAAGAGAAAGAGATGGTTGGAATGTATATTTCGGCTCATCCTTTAGATGATTTTAAGAATGAATTAACTTTTTGTAATGCTGCTGTAAGTCATTTTAAGGATCTTAAAAAATATGAAGGTTTAGGGTTGGCATTTGCAGGAATTGTGACAGATGTGCAGCATAGAGTATCGAAGGCTGGTAAGGGTTGGGCTGCATTTACAATTGAAGACTATAATGACAGTTTTGAGTTTAGAATTTTTGGTGAAGAATATTTGAAGTTTAAGCACTTTTTAGTTCCAAATTCGTTTTTGTATATAAAAACCATTGTTAAGCCTGGATGGATCAATAAAGAAGGTGTAAAAGGAGATCCTAGAGTTGGTTTTACAGAATTTAATTTACTTCATGATATCATGGAAAAGATGTGTAAGAAAATTACCATTAAAATGCCATTAAGTGATGTAAAGGAAGACACAATTAAGAACTTGCAACATTTATTCGTTACAAATTCAGGGAAGCATGGACTACGATTTGTAATTTATGACGTTGAAGAGAAGTTAGAGTTAGATGTTCCAAGTAGAACGACGAAAATTAAAATTACAAACGAGTTTCTGGCTGAACTCGATAAACAACATATAAATTATAAGTTGAATTAGAAATTGCGAGAAGAAAAACTTTTAGACAGTCTATTTTATATAGATAAAAAGCCAATACTTGAAATCTTATCAAAATTAAGTCCAACGGAAACGGAACTATTGGTAAATTTTAAAAAAGTTGAGTTGAAGACTCTTTTAAAACTTACCTTCTGTAATTTGTTGTTTAATAAAGTCCTTGTTTTAAAAAAGAGATACTTAAGATCTTCTCGAAAAAGCCCACTAAGGGAATGTCTTGTAGTCGAAACAGGTGATCGATTTTTTGATTATAATATAAATGGTTATGAAAGTATATTCGTGAGTCAAATTGATGATGAAAGTTATTATAACTTAATTCCTTACTTAAAGAGTGTTTATAGAAGTGCATTTTCAAAGAACAATTATTTAAAAATTGTGCTAAAAGAGAAAACTCTTAGTGATTTCTTTGAGTTAAATTTACTTAGAAACTTTTTTAATTATCAAACTCTGAATTATAGAGGTAAAGAGTTGAAAACAGAAGTCACTGAATATTTAGAAGAGCTGAATAGTTCACTACCTTATCTTTTAGATAACCATCCTAAAAAAGCAGCGAATATTGTTAAAAAAATTAAAGGGAACATTTTCCTGTTAACTGATGTTGACTCTGAATTCTATAAGAGATTTAAAGATAATTATTTAGAAGGATTAGAGAAGGAAGAATCTTCTTTGCTATTAGACTTTTTTCTAGACAGTACTTTTGAAATCCTATTTGAATCTTTAGCTTCTATAGAAGAGCTTTTTGATTTTAAATACCTCGATACACCTGGAGTATATGACTCTGGAATGGATTTTGGAGATTTTGATTTTTAAGAAGTCATTTCCCTAAACAAAGTCTCTAAATTTTTGTTTTCAGAATTTAATTCAAGAATTTTTAGTCCGTATTCCTGAGCAAAATCAAATAGTTTTGGACGCATGTCTTCTTCTGTGTTGAAAGTTAATGTCCAAGAGTTATCGTAGTTATTTTTGATAGTGGTAATATGAGGTAATCGCTGTAAAAACTGTTCTTCAATTTTATAATCAAACCCAACCTTTATTACTTGTTCCTTAGAGTCTTTTAATTCAGCTAAATTTTTGTCAATTACAATTTCTCCATTATTTATAATAATAACTCTATCACAAATTGCTTCTACTTCCTGCATTATATGAGTCGATAAAAGAACCGTCTTATCTTTTCCTAATCCTTTTATTAAAGAACGAATTTCAACTAATTGGTTTGGATCTAATCCCGTCGTAGGCTCATCTAAAATCAAGACATCAGGATCGTGTAAAATTGCTGCGGCTAAACCAACTCTTTGACGATATCCTTTGGATAATTGACGGATTTTTTTGTGTGATTCTTTTGTTAAGCCTACTTTTTCAATGACGTCAATTATTGTTTCTTGTTGTGTGTCATGAATAGCTGCATGAAAAGAAAGATATTCTTTGACGTACATTTCAAGATACAAAGGGTTGTGTTCAGGAAGATAACCGATACTTTTTCTAGTATCAATACTATTGGAAACTACATCAATATCGTTTACGATAACAGTTCCTGAAGTTGGTTGAATATAACCTGTTAAAATTTTCATAGTTGTTGATTTTCCAGCACCGTTAGGACCAAGAAAACCAACAATTTCTCCTTTTTGAACAGAAAATGATATGTTGTTTACGGCTTTTTGTTTGCCGTATGTTTTGGTAACTGATGTAAATTGAATAGACATTTAGTATGGTTATTCCTGTTTTTGATACTGAATTTGTTTCAGTAAATAGGAATCTATTTTTAGTTAAACTCTATTTATTTCCTAACGTAAGTAACGAAACTATAATCGTATTTATTTTTTTCGTCAGCTTTAAAATCTTCTCTAGCTGTCTCTTCCCAAATAGTTGAATCAATTTCTGGAAAAAACACATCGGCATCAAAACTTTCATGAACAATAGTCATGTCTAGTTTTTTAACAGAAGGGTTTTGAATAGCTTGTTTGTAAATTTGAGCACCACCTATAATGAAAATTTCCTCATCATTTTGTGCCAGTTGAATAGCTTCCTCTATACTTCCTGCAATTAAGCAACCATCTTTAAAATAGTCATTATTTCTTGTAATAATTACGGTAGTTCTGTTAGGTAATGGTTTTCCAATACTTTCAAAAGTATTTCTTCCCATTAATATGTGATGTCCAGAAGTTACTCTTTTAAATCTTTTTAAGTCTTCAGGTAAATGCCAAATTAGGTCGTTATTCTTTCCTAATTCGTTCTTTTTACCAATAGCGGCAATAATTGTAATCATAAAATTCTGGGAACGGTTACATGTTTTTAACCCATTCCTTAATATATCCAGTTAAATCTCTCTTATCAGTTACGTGATCAATAGAATTGGAATGAATATTTGTAATAATAGTCTTAACAGCTAACAAAACATTTTCGTCATCTATCTCAGCTACGATATCATATATCTGCTCTTTAATTGTGTCTATTTCTGCTATCATTTTAATTTAGTTGTTTGGTTACTAA contains:
- the gldA gene encoding gliding motility-associated ABC transporter ATP-binding subunit GldA is translated as MSIQFTSVTKTYGKQKAVNNISFSVQKGEIVGFLGPNGAGKSTTMKILTGYIQPTSGTVIVNDIDVVSNSIDTRKSIGYLPEHNPLYLEMYVKEYLSFHAAIHDTQQETIIDVIEKVGLTKESHKKIRQLSKGYRQRVGLAAAILHDPDVLILDEPTTGLDPNQLVEIRSLIKGLGKDKTVLLSTHIMQEVEAICDRVIIINNGEIVIDKNLAELKDSKEQVIKVGFDYKIEEQFLQRLPHITTIKNNYDNSWTLTFNTEEDMRPKLFDFAQEYGLKILELNSENKNLETLFREMTS
- a CDS encoding dihydrofolate reductase, coding for MITIIAAIGKKNELGKNNDLIWHLPEDLKRFKRVTSGHHILMGRNTFESIGKPLPNRTTVIITRNNDYFKDGCLIAGSIEEAIQLAQNDEEIFIIGGAQIYKQAIQNPSVKKLDMTIVHESFDADVFFPEIDSTIWEETAREDFKADEKNKYDYSFVTYVRK